Proteins from a genomic interval of Gossypium hirsutum isolate 1008001.06 chromosome A09, Gossypium_hirsutum_v2.1, whole genome shotgun sequence:
- the LOC107889217 gene encoding L10-interacting MYB domain-containing protein-like — translation MVKTRKFVEGDSTLATKAVWDDELTLIFCELCVNEVNAGNRPTTHLNSKGWENVVALFQAKTQKNYGKPQLKNKWDTLKKEWRLWRELLKESTGIRWCPSKKTVDATEEWWAEKIQENPNFKGFKKKGIEPRLNDLMWQMFGGIVATGENAWAPSSGVLPSGVPMGDDTPNEEFGDSDENSNENESILPNEVPSNPHRETPNRRKEILGVVHGKGKESSSSRKSSRDSLATHIEKLCESMASPRKSVNEIVFPHSEYTISNAMDALRDLGDEIPKKDELYYFAIKMFQIPVKREVFLNLDPDVRVWWLRREYAGQNPIASFSSLVATSSFPFQPYHPSPPP, via the exons atggtaaAGACACGAAAATTTGTGGAGGGAGATAGTACCTTAGCAACAAAAGCTGTTTGGGATGATGAGTTGACGTTGATATTTTGTGAGCTTTGCGTGAATGAAGTCAATGCTGGTAATAGACCAACaactcatctaaactcaaaaggatgggaaaatgtcgttgctctttttcaagcaaaaacacaaaaaaattatggaaaacctcaattgaaaaaCAAGTGGGATACATTAAAAAAGGAATGGAGGTTATGGAGGGAGTTGCTCAAGGAATCTACAGGTATTAGATGGTGTCCATCTAAAAAGACGGTCGATGCTACCGAAGAATGGTGGGCTGAAAAAATACAG GAAAATCctaattttaaaggatttaagaagaaaggaattgaaccaCGATTGAATGATTTAATGTGGCAAATGTTTGGTGGCATTGTAGCCACTGGAGAGAATGCATGGGCACCTTCGTCTGGTGTTCTTCCAAGTGGGGTTCCTATGGGAGATGATACACCTAATGAGGAATTTGGTGATTCAGATGAAAATAGTAATGAGAATGAAAGCATCCTTCCTAATGAGGTACCATCAAACCCTCATCGTGAAACTCCTAATCGAAGAAAGGAAATACTTGGGGTTGTACACGGTAAAGGAAAAGaatcaagttcaagtagaaaatcatcaagaGATTCATTGGCTACTCatattgagaaattgtgtgagaGTATGGCTAGTCCAAGGAAGTCAGTGAATGAAATTGTTTTTCCTCACTCTgaatatactatttcaaatgcaatggatgctttgcgtgatttgggagatgaaattccaaaaaaagaTGAACTATACTATTTTGCCATCAAAATGTTCCAAATACCGGTGAAACGAGAAgtgtttttgaacttagatccagatgttagggtttggtggcttcgacgtgagtatgctggacaaaatccaattgcatcattttcatccttggtagcaacatcctcctttcccttccaaccataccatccatcacctccaccataa